AAACCGGGCGGTGCCACCGGCGCCGTCGACCGGGCAATGGGCGGTGCCATTTCCAGGGCAATAAACAATGGCGAGATCACCGGGAAACGGGGCGAAACGCTCATCATCCACACGCTGGACAAGATCAAGGCGCGACGGGTCATGGTCGTCGGTCTGGGTAAACCGAACGCCTTTGGGCTCGAAAGCATCAGGAAAGCGGCCGGCGCTGCTGCGCTTGCGGCGAAAAAGGCACACCTGAAAACGATCGCCATGATCGTTCACGGTGCCGGCATCGGCGGTATCGATCCGGAGCAAGGCGCACGCGCCGCGGTCGAAGGCACGATCCTTGCTCTGTATGAATTCACCGAATACAAAAAACCGGAAATGACCGGTATCGGATCGATATCCATCTTCGAAAGCGACCGGGGAAAGTATCCAGCGATAAAGCACGGCGTCGAGACCGGCCGGATCATCGCGGAAGCTCAGAACACAAGCCGTGACCTGAGCAACGAACCGGCGAATAACCTGACGCCCGTCCTCCTGGGGCGACGGATCAAAGCCTTTTTAAAAGAGCAGCGCCTGGATAAAAAGATCGCCTGCACGATCCTCGGACCCAGGGAACTGGCGCTCAAACGTTTGGGCGCGCTGCTTTCGGTCAGCCAGGGCAGCGATCATGAACCCCAATTCATCACTCTGCGATACAAAAAATCCGACCGCCCCTTGATCTGCCTGATCGGTAAGACCGTAACGTTCGATTCCGGCGGGATCTCGCTTAAGGATCCGGAAGGCATGCAGCGCATGAAGGGCGACATGTCAGGCGGTGGCGTGGTCTTCGCGGTCATGGCGGCACTGGCCAGGACCGGTTCAAAGGTCAATGTTATGGCGTTGATCCCGGCGGTCGAGAATATGCCTTCCGGAAGCGCGTCGCGGCCCGGTGACGTGGTGCGGGCGATGAACGGCAAGACCATCGAGATCATCTCGACCGACGCCGAAGGCAGGATGACGCTGGCCGACGCGATCTGCTATGCAGAATCCCGGGGGGCAAAGGTCATCGTTGATATCGCCACCCTGACCGGCGGTTCAATGATCGCTTTTGGCGATATCACCGCTGCGGTCATGGGCAATGACGCGCGGCTAATTGAGAAACTGCTTACGATCACCCATGAGACCGGCGAAAGGATGTGGGAACTGCCGCTCTTCGAGGAATACGAAGAAAAAATAAAAAGCGACGTCGCCGACCTGAAGAACTCAGGCGGTCGTGGCGGAGCGCCGATCACCGCTGGCATCTTTCTCAAGGCATTTGTCAAGGACGCACGCTGGGTGCACATCGATATCGCCGGCAAGGAATTCGCCGATTCCGAAAGATTTTATCAGCCAAAGACCGCGACCGGCTTTGGTGTCAGGACCCTCTTCGAGTTCTGCCGCCAGATTTAACGAACGGTTATTTGGTCTTTTCCCCGCTTTTTGCCTGTTTGTATTTCTGCAGCTGTTTCTTCAAATACTCGCTCGTTGGTTCAAGCTTAAGCGCCTGCTGTTCCCATTTTACAGCGTTCGAATAATCACCGGCTGAGTAGTACGCTTCAGCGACCGTGTCCATGATGTTCGTGTCTTCGGGTGCCAGCGCGTTGGCATCAAGCGCCAGACTGATGGCCTTCTCGGGCATGACCTTGCGAGTGGCCAGTGCCCAGGCCAGCGAATTATAGACTTCCGCGTTGTCGACTTTTTCCTGCGTCATGCGGTCGATGATCATAAGCGCGTATTCGGTCTCCGCGGCACCGCCGTTGTCGAGGTAACTTTCAACCACGAAATTACTTTCCCACAGGTTATACAGCCGGTCCAGTTCACTGACCGCGGCGGTATCGTCGTCCACGTGAAGATCGACCAGCCGGTCGTATTTTCCTTGATACCCGCCTTTTTCCTTGACCACCAGGATCGCGGCCGACTGCCGGCCCCGCTTATCCCCGCCGGCATTATCGCCCGCTTTCAAAGCGCTCATTATCCGGCGCGCCAGCGGACCCGGCGTTTCCAGGAAAGCTTTTTCCATGGACAAAACCACATCCTCGGAAACAAGGATATTTCCCTGGACCGAATAGTACTCGCCGGTCCGGTGACCGGCCCAGGCATTGGCGCCCTTTCCTGTATAAGCCGCGACCTGACCGTCTTTATCGATGATCGCCACCTGCCGGTCATCCCTGCCCGAATCTGCTTTTAACAGCGAATCAAGAGCGGCCTGCGCCGTAAAACCACTGGCCAGCAATTCTAAGCCATTAACTCCGTAATCGATATTCGCCAGCGCCTGGGTGGCGATCGCGCCGACGTTGATTTTTGCCCACGGCACGATGTACCCGACCGCGAAAACCCGGGAAGCGACACCCACCCCCGATTCCTTCGTATCCGGGTCATACGCGACTATCGAGAATGTGGCAAAAGCGAAATTTGCAACGAACAAAACAGCCGTCAGTGCTGCTGTCGTCCTGCGATCCATGGATCCTCCTTTGCTATGTTTTTAGCGGTTTCAATATTTTTTCAAGTTCATCCACGTCTGCGCATGCCAGCTTTTGGGCATCAGGATATTTCGCGAAAAGCACTGGCGTCACAGAATTGACCTTCTTGTCCGTGGTCTGTGCCGAGAGGATTACGGCGATCAAGAGTTCGAAATTGCTTGTATGGTCAAGTTCGATCTTCGGTTGGGGAAAATGTTTTACCAAACCGGAAAGCATGAAAGTGGCAGTCAAGTTTATTTTTTTGATCATACCCTGTGGAGCGTAATAGAAGGTTATCTTAGAATCTGCTGGGTTATGTTAGCGATCATGTCGACCGGGTAGCGGAGCAATCCGACGGTCAAAAGCGAGAGGATTCCGAGGATGACCACCACCAGCGACATCAGGTCAAATTTTCTGCCTGCCTTAAGATCAATGGGCACCCCCATAAAAACGATTGTCCAGAGACGCATCATGTACAAAATACTTAAGACAGCGGCAAGCCCAATGCCCAGCGCGACAAAAAGATTATGCTGCTGGAGGGCGCCAAGGATGATCAATACTTTGGCAAAAAATCCGCCAAAGGGCGGAATGCCCATTATGGATAGCGCACAAAGCAGAAAACCAAAACCATCAGCGGGGAAGAGTCTTGCCATTCCGCGTAATTTCCTGATATCGCGTTCCTTCGCATAATGATCAATAACGCCGACGCCAAGGAACAATCCTGCCTTGGCGATACCATGTGCTAAAATGTAAAAAAGAGCGCCCGCGACCGCGGCCGGATTGCCTAATGTAAAACCGATCAGGATCAATCCGATCTGGCTGATGGTGGAATAAGCGAGGATGCGCTTCATATCGTTTTCCACGAGCGCAGCGCAGGCCGTCACTATCACGCCGATCAGAAGCAGCACCAGGAAAAACCCGTTGAACCCTGGCGGCAAGACCAGGGCGGTGAGAAAGATCCGGGCGAACGCGAACGCCCCGATCTTGACAAGGACTGCGGCATGCAGCAGGGCGGTGACCGGTGTCGGTGCGACGCCGGCGTCCGGCAGCCAGGTTTGTAAAGGCACCTGAGCGGATTTAGCGATTATGCCGATGACTATCAGTAAAGCCACGCCGAATGTCGGGACCACGCCCTGCAATTGGGTAAGGTTTAAAGTATGTGTCTTTTGAAAGAGAAGTTCGAAACCGATGAGCATGCATGCGGAACCAGCGATCGTGATGATAAAAGCCTTATCAGCGTTCACTAAATGCTGCGGTTCGTTGCGATGATGCCCGATCAAACGCCAGGAGCAGATGGCGGTCATTTCCCAGAATATGTACATGAGTATCAGGTTGCATGAGTAGACCAGCCCCATCATGGAACCGATAAAGAGCAAAACAAAGTAGTAGTACTCGCTTTGATGCTCATCGTCCCTCATATACCCGATCGAATAGATCACGATCAGCGCTCCGACCAAAGAAGAAACAAAAGCCATGAAAGACGACAGCGCGTCGGCCCTGAGGAAGAGGTCGAATCCGGGGATAAAAGGCACATGCCATGTATAGACATTGCCAAGCAGGTTTTGGGCAAGACGCAAAACCGAAAGAAGACACGTAAAGGCAGTGATCGCCACCGCCAGCGCCCTTTGGACACTACGCCAGCGGCCGAAGCAAAGGACAATGAAAGCGCCCAGGATCGGAATAAGTATCGTCGCGATCATCAACCCGGACCTCCGATCGATCCGAAATACCCGATCACATTACCGGCCTGAAAAGCCAGCAGCACGCTGACGATGATAAGGACAACGACCAAGAACTCTTCTATACCATACCGTTTCCGCGACTGGAGCACCGCGGGGCCCAAGAAGACCTTCCGGATCACGCGCAAGAACGCGACAAGGTTCAATAGGCTGCTTAAACCGATCATGCAGACAATGGACCCGTTGCCTTCGAAGAGCGACGTGGTCATATATTTGCCGAGGAAATTGGAACTGGGAGGAAGCGACGATAACATCAAACCACCGACAATGAACCCAACCGACATCACACCCGCGTTGTTAACCAGTCCGGTTATCTCCTGGACCTTGCTTTTGCCTGTCAATCTGAACGCCGTCTTGATGCCCATGGCGACCAGTAAAATCGCGACGACTGAATTGCACGTTTGCAGAAGACCGACCGCCAGGCTATGGCTGTAACCCAGCATGACAAAGCCGCATTGTCCGGCCGCGATCGCGAACAGGAACTTGTTAAGATTGTTTTCAGTGACCGCGATAAGCGGCCCGCCGACCAGAAGCAGCAGGGCGAAGACCTGCAGATCGAATATAGAACCCGTGGTTATGTAACCCAGCAAGGGCACAACCAAAACGATCAAACCCCATAAGACCAGCGACTTCAAAGTCGAGCTCAGGAGCCTGACCGTTTCCGCGATAACATAATTGAGCTGGTCGACAACGCGGTCGACGTACTTGAATACTATCGCCGCGGTTCCTTCGGCAAATTTCAAGAGCAAATTAAAGAGATCGTATACGCCGGCGGCGCCCTTTTCGTAAAGCATAGGCAGGTACTTTATATGCTTTATCGAAGAATAAAATTCGGTACCCGGAATCCGGGCTTCTTCACCTTCCATGATCTCGCCGCCGACAAAGATCCGGCTTTGCCTTGGTTTCAGGGCAGTGCCGGACAGGAAGATGATAAAACCGATAACGAGGGCTATAATTATGAGCATAACGGCGATCACCGGCGACCAATACCCGGAGCTCTGTATCGCGAAGGGCAGTGACGGCGCGATCAGGAACTTCATGGGGATCTGTGCCGCGAATATGCCAAAGACGATGCAGAAAAAAGCCAGAATCAGAGATGGTGCGACCAATTCGAAGCGGTTTTCTTTCACGCCATCGAATTCCTTGGGACGGCTACCCAGGAAAACCGAATGGATCATCTTCAGAAAAGAAGCGAGGGTCAAGACGCTGCCGAACATCGCGGCGATCAAGAATATCGGCCAGATAACAGTTTCCCGCGATAACTGGACTACGCCCTGATAAACCATCCATTTTGAATAGAAACCATTCAAGGGCGGGACACCGGAAATAGCCAGCGCGGCCACTATGAACGACAAAAAAGTCAGCGGCATTTTATTTCCCAGTCCGCCAAGTCGCTCCAGATCCGTGGTCTTTGTTCGATATTCAACACTCCCAGTTGATAGAAACAAGCAGGCTTTGTAAATCGTGTGATTGATCATATGGAATAATCCGCCGGCGATCCCGATGGGGATGCCCGTGCCGATCCCCAGGACCATATAACCAACCTGGGAAACCGCGTGGAACGACAATAATCGTATTGCTTCCTTCTGGATCATCGCCATCATCACGGCGGCGACGATCGTCACCGAACCGATGATCATCAATAGCAGCCTTAAAGGCATTGAACCGTGCAGGTCAAAAACAAAATAGGAAACCCTGATCAACATGTAGATGCCGAGCAGTTTATCAAGGCTCGCGGGGATGAAAGCCATCGTTGGCGCAGGGGCGACCTTGGCAGCTTCAGGAATCCAGCTGTGCAAAGGCATAGCGCCCGCCTTAGCAAGGATGCCGATAAGTATCAGGATATAGGCAAAGACCGCGAGGGGCTGATCAAGGCGCAAGGGATGATTTAAGGTCATCGTGGCAACGCCAAATTTTACGAATATCAAAATAAACCCAAGGATCAAGAAAACATCAGAGATGCCGATGATAAGAAACGCCTTTTGAGCGGCTCCTGAAGGGTCCTTGCGGGCAACCATCATCATCGCATAAAGCACCACTACCAGGAAACCCCAGAAAAAAACCAGCATGAATGGACTGTGGGAAAGCGCCGCGCCGTTGGCCGCCGCCAGCGTCAAAAGAATGTAAAAAACGTAGAAACGGCTCCCCGGATATCCGTGAAGGAATGATGGCGAATAAAGCGCCAGCAAGGCGGCAAAGGCTGAACAGCCCATGATGATGAAACTGCTCAAGGCATCCGCGTAGAGAGCCAGCGATAAACCGTAGAGGTTCATGATTTCGAACGAGAAGGGCGCCAGCCGAGCGGCGAGAAAGATCCTTATGGTCAGATAAAATACAAAAAGCGCAGCGCCAAGTCCCACCGCTCTCCTGATCGGCTTGATCAGAGCGAAGAAAGAGCATATTGCCGGAACGAGGATGGTCAGGATAAGGAGGGAACCGTTCGGGTCATTCATGCATCCACCTCGATCTTTGGAAACAGAGGCGTTCAGTCTTCATGAACGAATCGATTATATTCATATGCCGTGAGCTGTCAAACATATTCAGTATCCCCAGATCTCGTGAAGGTAGACGCTGCGCCGGCATGCCGGGCAAAGGAATCTGAGATGCTCGCTTCGGTACGGCGCAGCATCCTTGTTTCTGGGCAGATTCTCCTCGCCGTATTCCTGCGATAAAACCAGGAACAAGGTCGGGTTCGCGTAAGCAAGCTCGCCAACCCGGTGCGCGATCCACAGCAACTGCGCGCGCGTTGTGATCACGGTCCCGCAGCGCTCGCAGAGGATCAGCTCTTTCTCGATCGAGTTGGTGTAGCCATCCTTTGTTATCTGTACCAGGTCATATTCCTGGGTGTGCCGTATCCCATCTTTGGTCGTGCAGTACGCGACGCACTGGCCGCAGTACACGCACCGCTCCTGGTAATGGATCTCGCGTCTTATTTTTTTCGTTCTATTGTCTTCCTGAGCCCGGGCATTGGCCGGGCAAACTTCAACGCAGGCACCGCAGAGAATGCATTTATCAAGATCGAATTCTATCTTTCCCCTGAACCTTTTCTGCGCGGGCGATGGCTTTCCGGGGAATTGGCTCGTATAAGGTCCTTTGAATATCGCTTTGATCGCCTCGATCAGTTCTCTTATCTTAGGCTTGCGCATTTTTCCCCCAGATCATTTCTCTTGTTTTTTTCATAAGATATCCGTGTTCATCTAAGCCAATCCGGACTGTCGTTTGATCGTTTTGCCGAAAATCAGAATGACCAGGCCAACGATAAAACCGGCCATGACCAGTACCGTCGCCAGGACCGATGACCCGAAGCTAAATGCCGGGATCTTGAACGGCAGAGATGGATATACCAGTTTGCTGAGCGGGATCTGATGCACCAAAACGCCGAACACGATGCATGCAAGCGCAAAAACAAGGGTCGTCGCCATCATTTCGAACCGGATCTCGCACACTCTGTCCGATCCCTCCGGTCTCTTGCTTAGAAAAAATATGTAGACCATCTTCATCAGGGACATTACCGCCAGAACACTGCCCGATATCATTACCAGCAGGAATACCGGCCACAGGATCGTCTGCCCTGACAATTCCATTATGCCCTGATAGAGCATCCACTTCGAATAAAACCCGTTCAAAGGCGGCACGTCCGAAATCGCCAATGCCGTGATAATAAAAGCGATCGCTGTGAAAGGCATCCTTGGGATTATTCCGCGAAAATCGCTTAGCCGCGTTGTTTTTGTTCGGAATTCCACCGAGCCCGCCGACAGGATCAAACCGGCTTTAGAGATCACGCTGTTTATCATATGGAACAACCCGCCCGCAACGCCGACCGGACTGCCCGTCCCTATCCCCAGCACCACGAAGCCGACCTGGGCGACAGTGTGAAACGAAAGTATCCTCATGGCGTCATCCTGCGCGATCGTTTTTATCAAAGCTACCAATACGGTCATTGAGCCGATCGCCATAATGACCAGCCTGAGCAACAGTGAATTTGAAAGGTTAAAAATGTAATAGCATGACCTGATGAGCAAATATATCCCCAACAGATTGTTCAGACTCGCGGGTATGAATGCCATCGTGGACGCGGGTACAACCGTTGCGGCTTCTGCGGACCAGATCTCCGAAGGGATCGCCCCAGCCAGAACAAGCGCGCCGATCGACATCAGAATAAATGAGATTACCGGAAGGGGGCCGTCAAATCCTATCCTGGGTTCAACTGGAAAGCTCAGCCCATCGCTGTGTTTCATTAACAACATACCAATACCCACGATGATCAAGAAAACCGCGAGGCCATTTATCACTGCCGCCCTTCGGGCGGCAAGCGTACTGTCTTTTTTACCGATAAGCAGGAATTTGTAGATCAAAAACACCATGACTGCCAACGCCAGGCTCAGCATGAACGGACTGCCGCTGACAACAATGATATTTGCCACTGACAGAGCAACGGCAACGTACAGGTAGTAAATTCGCTCCCTGGG
This window of the bacterium genome carries:
- a CDS encoding DUF1028 domain-containing protein, which codes for MDRRTTAALTAVLFVANFAFATFSIVAYDPDTKESGVGVASRVFAVGYIVPWAKINVGAIATQALANIDYGVNGLELLASGFTAQAALDSLLKADSGRDDRQVAIIDKDGQVAAYTGKGANAWAGHRTGEYYSVQGNILVSEDVVLSMEKAFLETPGPLARRIMSALKAGDNAGGDKRGRQSAAILVVKEKGGYQGKYDRLVDLHVDDDTAAVSELDRLYNLWESNFVVESYLDNGGAAETEYALMIIDRMTQEKVDNAEVYNSLAWALATRKVMPEKAISLALDANALAPEDTNIMDTVAEAYYSAGDYSNAVKWEQQALKLEPTSEYLKKQLQKYKQAKSGEKTK
- a CDS encoding proton-conducting transporter membrane subunit; protein product: MNDPNGSLLILTILVPAICSFFALIKPIRRAVGLGAALFVFYLTIRIFLAARLAPFSFEIMNLYGLSLALYADALSSFIIMGCSAFAALLALYSPSFLHGYPGSRFYVFYILLTLAAANGAALSHSPFMLVFFWGFLVVVLYAMMMVARKDPSGAAQKAFLIIGISDVFLILGFILIFVKFGVATMTLNHPLRLDQPLAVFAYILILIGILAKAGAMPLHSWIPEAAKVAPAPTMAFIPASLDKLLGIYMLIRVSYFVFDLHGSMPLRLLLMIIGSVTIVAAVMMAMIQKEAIRLLSFHAVSQVGYMVLGIGTGIPIGIAGGLFHMINHTIYKACLFLSTGSVEYRTKTTDLERLGGLGNKMPLTFLSFIVAALAISGVPPLNGFYSKWMVYQGVVQLSRETVIWPIFLIAAMFGSVLTLASFLKMIHSVFLGSRPKEFDGVKENRFELVAPSLILAFFCIVFGIFAAQIPMKFLIAPSLPFAIQSSGYWSPVIAVMLIIIALVIGFIIFLSGTALKPRQSRIFVGGEIMEGEEARIPGTEFYSSIKHIKYLPMLYEKGAAGVYDLFNLLLKFAEGTAAIVFKYVDRVVDQLNYVIAETVRLLSSTLKSLVLWGLIVLVVPLLGYITTGSIFDLQVFALLLLVGGPLIAVTENNLNKFLFAIAAGQCGFVMLGYSHSLAVGLLQTCNSVVAILLVAMGIKTAFRLTGKSKVQEITGLVNNAGVMSVGFIVGGLMLSSLPPSSNFLGKYMTTSLFEGNGSIVCMIGLSSLLNLVAFLRVIRKVFLGPAVLQSRKRYGIEEFLVVVLIIVSVLLAFQAGNVIGYFGSIGGPG
- a CDS encoding leucyl aminopeptidase, encoding MKIKVVNKSILDFDGDLVIVNLFEGVKKPGGATGAVDRAMGGAISRAINNGEITGKRGETLIIHTLDKIKARRVMVVGLGKPNAFGLESIRKAAGAAALAAKKAHLKTIAMIVHGAGIGGIDPEQGARAAVEGTILALYEFTEYKKPEMTGIGSISIFESDRGKYPAIKHGVETGRIIAEAQNTSRDLSNEPANNLTPVLLGRRIKAFLKEQRLDKKIACTILGPRELALKRLGALLSVSQGSDHEPQFITLRYKKSDRPLICLIGKTVTFDSGGISLKDPEGMQRMKGDMSGGGVVFAVMAALARTGSKVNVMALIPAVENMPSGSASRPGDVVRAMNGKTIEIISTDAEGRMTLADAICYAESRGAKVIVDIATLTGGSMIAFGDITAAVMGNDARLIEKLLTITHETGERMWELPLFEEYEEKIKSDVADLKNSGGRGGAPITAGIFLKAFVKDARWVHIDIAGKEFADSERFYQPKTATGFGVRTLFEFCRQI
- a CDS encoding NADH-quinone oxidoreductase subunit L; its protein translation is MIATILIPILGAFIVLCFGRWRSVQRALAVAITAFTCLLSVLRLAQNLLGNVYTWHVPFIPGFDLFLRADALSSFMAFVSSLVGALIVIYSIGYMRDDEHQSEYYYFVLLFIGSMMGLVYSCNLILMYIFWEMTAICSWRLIGHHRNEPQHLVNADKAFIITIAGSACMLIGFELLFQKTHTLNLTQLQGVVPTFGVALLIVIGIIAKSAQVPLQTWLPDAGVAPTPVTALLHAAVLVKIGAFAFARIFLTALVLPPGFNGFFLVLLLIGVIVTACAALVENDMKRILAYSTISQIGLILIGFTLGNPAAVAGALFYILAHGIAKAGLFLGVGVIDHYAKERDIRKLRGMARLFPADGFGFLLCALSIMGIPPFGGFFAKVLIILGALQQHNLFVALGIGLAAVLSILYMMRLWTIVFMGVPIDLKAGRKFDLMSLVVVILGILSLLTVGLLRYPVDMIANITQQILR
- a CDS encoding 4Fe-4S dicluster domain-containing protein — protein: MRKPKIRELIEAIKAIFKGPYTSQFPGKPSPAQKRFRGKIEFDLDKCILCGACVEVCPANARAQEDNRTKKIRREIHYQERCVYCGQCVAYCTTKDGIRHTQEYDLVQITKDGYTNSIEKELILCERCGTVITTRAQLLWIAHRVGELAYANPTLFLVLSQEYGEENLPRNKDAAPYRSEHLRFLCPACRRSVYLHEIWGY
- a CDS encoding proton-conducting transporter membrane subunit, producing the protein MNQILYIIFFPVLAGLLAYFVKLLRNELNFMGFFLTLFFSIQLFIITRTSTIAYTISVIPGVGFRFYLDSLSGLVLLFISAIAFLIWFYALRAMLKTPRERIYYLYVAVALSVANIIVVSGSPFMLSLALAVMVFLIYKFLLIGKKDSTLAARRAAVINGLAVFLIIVGIGMLLMKHSDGLSFPVEPRIGFDGPLPVISFILMSIGALVLAGAIPSEIWSAEAATVVPASTMAFIPASLNNLLGIYLLIRSCYYIFNLSNSLLLRLVIMAIGSMTVLVALIKTIAQDDAMRILSFHTVAQVGFVVLGIGTGSPVGVAGGLFHMINSVISKAGLILSAGSVEFRTKTTRLSDFRGIIPRMPFTAIAFIITALAISDVPPLNGFYSKWMLYQGIMELSGQTILWPVFLLVMISGSVLAVMSLMKMVYIFFLSKRPEGSDRVCEIRFEMMATTLVFALACIVFGVLVHQIPLSKLVYPSLPFKIPAFSFGSSVLATVLVMAGFIVGLVILIFGKTIKRQSGLA